The sequence below is a genomic window from Silene latifolia isolate original U9 population chromosome 7, ASM4854445v1, whole genome shotgun sequence.
AATCAAGGAGTCACGGTGCAAAACAAAGTAAAAGACAATGAAAGAAAGATCGACGCAAGgagtttttggtgacgcggaaaacccggtgtgggaacaaccgcggggggagtcggaatcccgccaatattAGCATTATAATCGGAATATTTTAGCAAGTAAGGAAGCTACAATGGTGTTTCATGAGAATGATATAGAAGAAACAAGATGTCGTTGCTTAGTGATTATGTGTTGCCTTGGAATGAGATGTCTCTTGACTGAATTTGCTCTTTCTTTTATAGTTGTTCTTCTTAGGGTTTAGATCCTCCAGCTCCTCCGGTGACCTCCTACTTTTCAGGAGCCGTTACCCCATTTTTTAGGGGTCAGTTACCTGATTTTTAGGAATTAAATGTGCTGACTTTTTCTTCTTTGACTGTTTCCTCTTTCCTCTTAAATCCCCCACTAAATGCTCAACTAATGCCACATTAAATGCTAGTCTTTATTTTTCCAAATCCTCCATTAGTTCCTCCATTTATTGCTAATCTTTATTCCTCTAATATTGCTGCTTCCTCTAGAGTGTCGTTTCCTCAGGCTCCTCAATAGCCGGGCTCCTCTGGAATCAGGCTCCTCTAGAGTCGCGTCACTCTGGGATCAGGCTCCTCTAGAGCCAGGCTCCTCCAGAGTCAAACTCCTCTAGAGTCGAGTCACTCTAGAATCAGGCTCCTCTAGAGTCAGGCTCCTCCGGAGTCAGGCTCCTCTGGAATCAAGCTCGCTCTTCCAGAATCAGGCTCCTCTAGAATTTGTTTCCCGACTTCTAGGTCCAGTCGCCCAAAAATAGGAAGTAGGTGAGTTGACCCTTAACCTCTTTGACTGCACTTGTTCTAATATCCCATGTGTGCTTTTCTCATCTACGACCCGAATTCATCCACGACATTGATCCTCTCAAGCCTTGATTGTCCATTCATTGCTTGCCACGTGTAACGATATGAAAATGTGAATTTTGCCCATAACACTCACCATGGGAACTTTAATGTAATCAGGACCTCCCTCCCATAGGTAGTTTCTGCAAATTGCATCAATCCTCCTCAAAACTCCTTTAGGGATTATGAAGACAGTGGCCCAATAATTATATAGAGTAGTCAAAACAGAATTTACAAGGGTGAGCCTGCCTGCATAGGATAGATGTCTTGTACCAAAGGTTCTAATCCTGGCTACAACATTATCAATAAGAACAGCACATTGTCTTACACTCAATCTCCCTGCAGACACAGGTACTCCAAGGTATTTAAATGGAACACTCCCCTCAGAAAAACCAGATACTTGTAAAATATCAGATTTAAGATGCTCTGAAACTCCATTGAAGTAGATATTTGACTTGGTAGTGTTCATCTGTAAGCCAGTAGCAGCTGAGAATGTTGCAAAAGCACGTAGCAAGATCATGATAGAAGTAACATCTCTTTTTGAGAACATAagaagatcatcagcaaacattaacTGAGATAACTTGAGCTGACCACATAAAGGATGGAACCTGAATTTCATAGTAGTAGTCACATGATCCAAGACTCTACTCAAATACTCCATAGTAATGGTGAAAAGTAAGGGGGAGATAGGGTCCCCTTGTCTTAAACCTTTAGCCCCTTTAAAAAAGCCAAAATTTAGGCCATTAAGCACCAGAGAGTAGGAAGCAGACTTGACACACTCCATAATTAACCTTATGAAATGGGGAGGAAAGTTGAGAGCAACCAGCATTTGATCCAAGAAACCCCAATCAACAGAGTCATAAGCTTTTTTCAAATCAGCCTTGATCAAACATCTAGGAGAGATAGACTTCCTATTGTACAGTCTGACTAAATCCTGACAAATCAGGATGTTTTCAATTATATTCCTTCCTTTAATAAACCCACCTTGAGTTTCACTAATAATATCAGGTAAAACAAGTGAAAGCCTATTGCAAAGTAGCTTAGAAATCACTTTATAGATGACATTACAACAGGCAATGGGCCTAAACTGAGTCACATCTTGAGGAAGCTCACACTTAGGCAATAAGGTAATGAAAGTGTGCTTAATCTGCTTTAGAAGTTTGCCAGTGTGAAAGAAATCAGTAATAGCATCACATACCTCCTCTCCAACAACAGGCCATGCATCTTTATAAAAGGAACTAGAAAATCCATCTGGCCCAGAAGCCTTGTGATTAGGAATAGAAAACAAAGCCTCCTGAATTTCTTTTTTTATGGACAGGTGATAACAAAATTTGCCAGTGGGCATCAGTGCAAAGTTTACCCTGTTGAACAACACTTTTACAAACTGGAGAAGTAGAGGATACAGTTCCCAGTAGTAATTGGTAGTACTGTAAGAAAGCCTGCTGGATATGATCACCATCATAATGCTCCTAACCATCCATATCAACATTTTTTAGCACTTTATTCCTTGTATATCTCCCTTTCAGGATCTTATGAAAATAGCCAGTGTTATCATCTCCCAAATTTACCCAAGTGGCTTTTGACTTTTGGAGGAGAAAACTATCAGCTGCCTGTTGCAATTCTCTGTACACCTTTGCAGCTTCAATTTCTTGAAGTATAAGACAAGGATTAGTTGGATTCTGCTTTAAACTAGTCTGTAAGCTATCCAAATGTTTCCAAGCATGAATTGCATTGTTCTCAATATCAGCAAAAAGCTCCTTATTCAAAGCTCTCAAGGGTTTCTTCAAACTCTTCAATTTCTTCACAACTTGATACATCTTTGTTCCCTGGTAGGATACATGCCAATGATGTTGAACACAGGGGAGAAAATTTCCAACCTGACTCCACATAGTGAAATATTTAAAACTTTTTCTTCCATTCAAAGCACTAGTGGAATCCTGAATAATGCAAGGAGTATGATCCAAAAGACCTTCATTGTAGAATTGAGCAAAATAATCCCTCCTGCCAGTTAACCAGTCTTGATTAACAAGAACCCTATCCAGTCTGGAATAAACTCGTGTACTGGGATCTTGCTTGTTAGTCCAGGTATAAAGTGAGCCAGCAGCAGGGCTATCAATCAGACCACATTGATCAATACAATTTTGAAAATCCTCCATTTCCTCATTACTGGTTTGCCCACCCAGTCTTTCAGTTGGGGATAACACACAGTTGAAGTCACCACAAAGAACCCAAGGACCTTGACACTGAGTAGACAGTTGATTTAAATCTTGCCATAAAGACTTCCTTTCATTGAGATCATTAAAGGCATAAATCATAGAACAATAGAAATCAAAATTGAGACTAGAATCAGTAACTTTCATGTGTATCATTTGAGCACTGTAAAACAGGAATTGAACCTTAAATTTTTGAGGGTTCCATAGAACCCAAACTTTTCCACCAGGTTGATAAGTAGTGTTTGTAGTAATAGACCACCCATCACAAATATTCATATGGACATGATTTAGAGACTTAGGTTTTACCTTGgtctcaaggagaccaaataGCCCTACATTATGAGAGTGCATAAACCACTTAACAAATTTCTGCTTGGTAGGACTATTTAATCCCCTAACATTCATAAAACCAATGTTATGCATTACTCCCCCGTGGGAGTAATGCACTACCTTTCGTGCCAATTCCTACTTTGGGTGTAGCATTATTCATTGCATCCAAAAAGGTgtattgagagagttttgaagATTGTTGACCTGCTCTGATAATAGCAGTCCTACTCAAGGAAACCACAGGCCTCAATGGAGTATTAACTTGCCCATAAGTACCATCCTTATTCCAAACCACCTGAATCTGATGCTGAACTTCCTCAGGAGTAGCAGTAAGCTCAGCAGCCGGTGCTATGACTGGAGACTCAGACTGCACAGCCTGTGGAGCCACATTTACAACAGGAGTCGGAGTTCCAATAACCATAGTTGCTACAGTAGGACTAGTTTTTTTGGTACCCATTTCTTAGATGGTGGAGCATTCTTTTTAGGTTGTGGTTTTGGTTTCCTGCACTGTGAACTTTCATGGCCAATCCCCCCACAATCCTCACAAAGTACATGTTTCCATTCCCACTCCAGGTTAATAGTAACAACATGCCCATCCACATCTAAAAATTTCACAACTTCATGAAGCTTGACACCAAAAGGGACTTCCACTAATACCCTAGCAAAGCTTAGCCTAGTTTTCTCCATAGTAGAGGGGTCACTTCTGAGATATGTACCAAGCTGTCCCGCAATTTTAGGTAGACATTTCCCCCAAAATTTAAGAGGTAAATCATGGAGTTTTACCCAGACGGCTACATTCTTAACATCATCCTTAGTTAACTCAATATTAGGTTGCCAATCACGCACTATTAAAGGTTTATTGTCAAACAAGTAGTGCCCCTGTTTTAGGACAACAACCTTACTAGCTTCATTCATGAATCTTACCAAGAATATACCATTCGGAAGGAACGATACCTTATCAACAGGATAATTAGCCCAAATTCGACGCGCAAAACCTTCAACTATTTCCCAAGGAGGGTTGGCTCCTAGTATGAAGCAGTAGACTGAATTTTTCCAGTAATTCAACTCTTCTTGCATATCTTCAGCACTACATTGTATCAATCCAGAAGGTTCCTCTTCAATAGTTTCCAAAGTTTGCTTACGTTTCCCTTGAACTAACCATGCCTCTCCTGATTCATCAATTTCAACTGATTCAAGGTCAAACGGCGCTATTCCAGTAATTTCATTGATATTCTTCGTCTTTGCACTCACTGAATCAGTCGGACCATTCGTTGGATTCTGGGTAGCAAGTACTGAAAAGGAATTAGAtttttttggtgttttggacGAGGAGGCTTGAGATCCTCTCGCCATTATTGCCATTTTTAGGGTTTCGAGCTTGCTGTTTTTTGTTTTCTGATACAGATATTTTGTGAAATTTAGAgcttttctctctctagcttatctctcttcatttttctttttttctcaatCTTTTGTTCTGCATGTGGTGATGATAGTACGTAGTAAGTTTTGAATTAGTTGTAATGTTTGTCAAGTAGTATTTGGTAATTGTGATGGATGAATGGTTGAATGCTCTTATTATATGGCATAGTTAAGTTGAGTAACTTAGTTGGTAATTAGGTGTGACATGGTTAAATTATTAACAAACTTGGATGATAAATGATGGTTTAATGTTAGATGAATGACTACGATAGAATAAGTATAAGTTGTATTGTTGATATTGCAAATGCATGATTAGAAGTAAAATAATGTGTGATGGTATGCATGAATAAGGTAATGGCTTAGTAGATCGTTTTGCGTAATGTCCGTTATAGAATGAAGTAATATGTATCTTGGTCGAATGAAACTGTGGCGTTACATTTAAGTAGTAATAGTGCGTTgtgaatgaatataataatctgtgacgatttccaaattcatttttggaatcgacacgagttgttttTTTGCAGGAACCGTTAACCAAACTCGTAACTTTTGACCTTGTTCTTAATCTTGCCCGACCGAGAAAGAGTAtctactccatcgagtagacctcattcgatctaattaggaagctatAACATCGAAAAGGTTGGATCTGCCAGCGGAagctcgaccgagtagctcccactcgatcgagtagaggccactcgatcgagtaacccacttactcgatcgagtaagtgaacagtacccGGGGATTTGCGGGATTCTTATACCCTTTGCTatcttcttttcttcttatttcctATCTCATCTAAGCCCTAACATCCTTTATACCTCTCTTTTGCTTTCAATCTTGTGTTTTGGGTGCATAAATTTCTTGGTGTTCATCTTGTTAATCCATCCTTTTGCTTGCTAATCAATCAAGGTAACGATATTCATCTCTTTCTATATTTTTAATTGATTAGAAGCATGTAAGTTGTTGGTATTTGCTAAAAATTCGATTTGTATGTGTAGaatcttgcttataattgttgtcacatgatttatttgcttTAATTTGTTGAGTATTGATGCTAGATAtacaaaaatcgaatcaatttgGGGGAATGTGTGTatcaaaatttctagggtttggaatTTTAAGTTGAATTTTGAttgtcttttgcatatgaaaGAGGGGAAATTGGATAATGTATGTTATGGGCATCATGTTTAGTGTTGATTTTGATGGTTCGTactcaaaattttgccttaaaactccgtcttaaaagtgccccaaactgaaattcgtcctATATGCTTGTGAAATTTGTTTATTGGTGAAGTTATTTTGAAAGTTTAATCTTTAAAATTGGTAGTTGGGTTGTTAATTGTTGTCATAATTGGCCATAATGTTGTAGCTGTGAGACCGTTTAACGATTATTTAGGAGGTTCTAATTGTAATTTTTGGATTGTTTGGGGAAAGTGTGTGCATAGTAATTCTTTTTTTGTCTTTACATGAATTTATATGATTGCAAGTAAGTGTTGTTTGTGTatctaagttatgtgttgaaacagatgccgagattAACTGTCGGAACTCGTCAAAGTAAGAGagggagggcttctgagcccgaggtaggtgaggggagtgggggacctaCGATCCCAGCGGTAcccgagtacccttctgttgtcttTGCGGACTTTATGCAAAGAGATGCTTTCATTGCTTTACAGGGACGTCgtatgagacccacccgttgtatCGATACCACTCTCTTGACTGACCTGGGGATTGAGATTGATGTTAGGCACATCTTTTGGGTATGACTGGGTTGTATCATCTTCGGAAACACTCTTATGCCTTTCTGACTcttgagttcatgagttctttcaAGTATGATGCCGTAGAACAGAACGTCaagttccgcctcatgaacaccagtttctttCTGACCATGGAAATGTTTGCCACCCACCTCGGCCTTGCTAGACCTGCGAATAGAGCTCTTAGGaacatcccgactgagtgtggagctAGTAGCCTTATGCCTTGCTTTACCAGCAAACCCGCCCCCACCTCCAGCAACATGtttattaatgatgttcaacatgtcaccttaAAGATCTTTCTCCGTGCTTTGACCTGTTTACTTTATGAGCGGAGATATGTGAGTGAGCTTAACTCACACGAGGTGATGTTGCTTGCGGCATACCTTAACCCCACCGGATCTCAGAGAGTCACCTTCAGTGCCCCGGACATAGTGTGTGCTAGCttggccttgatggcctcttATGACACTCGTTTCCTGagctgtggtgccattgccacgcGTTTGGCGGAGCGTCTGACCTcttttgaggcctcctcggccgaTACACCCTTGACTCCGatggtgcctaccttggaccatGAGTACTTTCTTGACACCaagtggttgaggactttggaggaTGGTGGGTTAGCATGGAGAGTTTGGGGaatgagttggatgaggatacctgCTCCCGAGCACCTTCCCGTGACCGAGCCTTTACCGGCGGCAATAGTGGCTGCCGATTctgataatgaggatgatgagGTTCCTGAGAGGCAGCTTTACCTCATTGACCCGGATATCTTAgaggtgatgcctgagccgacGAATTGGAATCGTGCAAGACCTGAGGATGCCCAGCCTAGAGTGGCGAGAGGACCAcgacgagtgagggagagggtggctgagacccagccagagcAGCCTGTGCCTCCACAGTACCAGTTTCCCGGTTACCCTTCCTTCTATAGCCCCGAGATGAGAGTGAAcgagctcacggagagggtgtcttctaccttgacactccggaacctccatgagatggcgtatgtACAGGGCATCGGGACCGAGACAGCTCAGCCCGTGTGGTGGAGGGGCGTTGGGGACGACAGTGGAGTTTTCCACTCTTTTGGCGTGGAGAGGTCTACTTAGGGAGAGCCTCAATCATATCCCTACGGTTGCTTGGCTCCATGGCGTGTGGGAGCAGATTCCGGTGTTGGTGGTGTCGCAGGTCAGGATGCAGCTGGAGCGGGCATGtcaggtggtgatggtggtgacgAGGTGATGGATGAGCAGGCTATGGAGTGATGATACTTTATTTCTTTTTATATCTTTCATGATCTTGTAGTTGATAGTACTTGTTCCATTTGGTACTTTATTAGACTTTGGTGTgtatgttggccataaggccgtattttggatACTTTTTAGACTGTTTATGCAGGATTTTGGGATCGGGAAAGCAtcccgactatatatatatatatatatatatatatatatatatatatatatatatatatatatatatatatatatatatatatatatatacatatatacatatatatatatatatatatatatatatatatatatatatatatatatatatatatatatatatatatatatatatatatatattgcttGGGACTAGAAGTGGAGTCTTAGAGGATTCTTGACccgtggctactcgatcgagtgcccctcactcgatcgagtaactgtagGGGTGACGTCTGGGGAGTGTTCTGATCTCAGctaactcaatcgagtagctgacgaactcaatcgagtaagcccagctcgatcgagtgccttacgaACTCTATCcagtagcactgttacagcttCATTTCGTTACAAAACTTGTTTACCTCATCATGTCGTTGGTTATTGTTATAGTATTTCTTGTTATGAGTGTCTTATATCATTGTTTAGTCTCAACGGTTGTTATATTGTTGCGCATAGTCGTGCGATTTATACAATTTTCGATGCTATGTCTATCAATTAAAATGCTAAATCAAATGGCTTCAGGTAACGTGATGTACAATGATTATAATTTTGTTACATAATTGGTATGATCGTATAACAAGTAATTGGTGACATGGCTGCTAGTTGGTAATGGTATCTCTTGTGGTGTGATACACGCTTTCAGTGGTTTTATATGTATACAAGTCAAATTGTGTAATGTCAAGAAGTGTATTGGTTGTCATGAGTCAAGGTTTGCTTTGTGGTTTGTAAGTAATGTCATTGTGGAATAGTATGTATCAGTTTGTGAGTCAGGGAagttgtttgatggtgaacttcgggaacgaagttccttttaagaggggaagagtaatgtcgcaaaggaaaaataacgtaattataacaattttacaGTGTTTTCATGATATTTTAATGTATTTTAAATGGTTGCTTGGATGATTTCGTAGTTGTTATTGTGTAATTGAGTAACAGTTTACAATTATTGAATAGAATAACATGTTGTTAGACCTTAATTCCTGTTAGTCGTTCATGATGTGGTCATGAACATTGGATGTTGTTAGCAGTGGTGGAGTTGCTATTAGTAGAATTGTGTTGCGTGGTTAAAGTAATAGAGTGGAATGAATAATGTGTGTTGTGAATCAGTAGTAGGACCGTGTTGTGAGTGTTTTATAACTGGTAGTTGTGACAAGTAATTGATGAAGGAGTACTTTAATAGTTGTGTCGGTCTACATTTGAGTAATATTGGGTAGTAAGTGCAAGTGATAGTTGAACTAGTCGTGCTTATGGACTATGTGTGTTTGGTGATTCAAAAGGAAGTTCGTGATTCGCTGGGAGTCGTGTTGTgtattatgtgctaaggtaggtGATGACGATGCTTGATGAACATACATATGGGGATGGTATCCTTGAATGATCGTGTTGGCATGTGTCAGATAAACAGTAATGGTTACCTTGGTTCCTTTGTCAGTGTGTCGCGAGGGAGgttgagttgaacttcggggacgaagttctttttaaggggggaagactgtaatacccgtccttttagggacccgttgaccgacgttgactaaCCTTAGACACTGATCTTAACCTTGGGAAACTTTACGGGCGATGTCTTGTGACGATGTGAGCTTTGGTTTGTGTgggactcgatctagctgag
It includes:
- the LOC141590259 gene encoding uncharacterized protein LOC141590259, with protein sequence MVIGTPTPVVNVAPQAVQSESPVIAPAAELTATPEEVQHQIQVVWNKDGTYGQVNTPLRPVVSLSRTAIIRAGQQSSKLSQYTFLDAMNNATPKVGIGTKGLFGLLETKVKPKSLNHVHMNICDGWSITTNTTYQPGGKVWVLWNPQKFKVQFLFYSAQMIHMKVTDSSLNFDFYCSMIYAFNDLNERKSLWQDLNQLSTQCQGPWVLCGDFNCVLSPTERLGGQTSNEEMEDFQNCIDQCGLIDSPAAGSLYTWTNKQDPSTRVYSRLDRVLVNQDWLTGRRDYFAQFYNEGLLDHTPCIIQDSTSALNGRKSFKYFTMWSQVGNFLPCVQHHWHVSYQGTKMYQVVKKLKSLKKPLRALNKELFADIENNAIHAWKHLDSLQTSLKQNPTNPCLILQEIEAAKVYRELQQAADSFLLQKSKATWVNLGDDNTGYFHKILKGRYTRNKVLKNVDMDG